The Candidatus Thorarchaeota archaeon nucleotide sequence GTCTGCGCCGGAAAGGCTTTTGAACGAGTCAGACAGGACTGAGCCTATCACCATAGACTGGACGCTGCTCAGGTGACTATGCGCAAGGAGACCGTACATTGGACGAGACCGTCATCCGAACCCACGAGCTGACGAAGGTGTTTGAGCCGGGTAAGAAGCGAGAGGTGGTTGCACTTGACAAAGTCACCCTTGAGATTGGTCGCGGCGAGGTCTTTGGGCTCCTAGGACCAAATGGGGCGGGCAAGACCACACTGATTCGCATTCTGGTCGGCCTGTTGTCACCCACCTCAGGCACTGCACATGTCCTCGGGAGGGACGTGACGAAGGACGTGGACTACATCAGACAGAGGGTCGCACTGCTCCCTCAAGAGGCGGGAGTGTACGAGCGACTGACCGCCCGTGAGAACCTTGTATACTACGGTGGTCTATACGGCATACCGACCACCACTCTGAACGAGAGAGCGGACAAGCTACTTGACATCGTCGGCCTCCGAGAGAAGGAAGACTATCAGGTGAAGGGGTTCAGTGGCGGCATGAAGAGGAAAGTCCTAGTTGCCCGGGCACTCATCATAGAGCCGGAGATAGTGTTCTTGGATGAGCCTACAACTGGTGTGGACACAAT carries:
- a CDS encoding ABC transporter ATP-binding protein, translating into MDETVIRTHELTKVFEPGKKREVVALDKVTLEIGRGEVFGLLGPNGAGKTTLIRILVGLLSPTSGTAHVLGRDVTKDVDYIRQRVALLPQEAGVYERLTARENLVYYGGLYGIPTTTLNERADKLLDIVGLREKEDYQVKGFSGGMKRKVLVARALIIEPEIVFLDEPTTGVDTIGARIVRNLLKRLSSEERRTIILTTHDLNEVKELCDRVGILNKGQLIAIGRPTELEEKYRKANLEEVFTGLVTGEGVYGG